One window from the genome of Novipirellula caenicola encodes:
- a CDS encoding TolC family protein, whose amino-acid sequence MRNLRQARPKPWLLLAMLAVSTGGCSANRQRVVQLTPPPTTADSTQSVSESKVQMVRSEATEIDSATAIRPTIYEDAAVFAAMDLTLLNEADDTLNEADGTEGDVEATPDAGNEKTRSTGVTDSTTPPPSTGQPVEYFVGIALAGHPRIQAARHRVAAATNVIPQAKSLPDPMFNNTFWPLHDQALQTAGGRIAHQMSLSQGVPWPEKRRAKAAIASREVQIAQAEVDRIEREITESVRIAYYELWYATRAIQIVDETKDLVQDLTNVAEARYRSGGAQQDVLRAQSESDRLEDQRIQLTQQKQMAQADLAALLQQPVSMVPEAVDDLGISDAPGQLDQLIASAEACSPELQGLAWEIQRDRERHRLACLQKYPDLQVGVNLSIVSDDDDVLSGVANGHDNLSFTVGTTLPIWRDKINAGIREAAHRTNSTANRMEAERDSLYGRLRRLLAQADSLIEQRQLYEERIIPRTEKTLQLSVADYRGKRTDFYSLIETYRELLMFETQLARFDATLATTIARIDRTVGCPE is encoded by the coding sequence ATGAGAAATCTTCGACAAGCCCGACCGAAGCCATGGTTGCTGCTGGCGATGCTGGCCGTTTCCACAGGGGGGTGCAGTGCAAACCGCCAACGTGTTGTCCAGCTAACGCCGCCACCGACCACGGCCGATTCCACTCAGAGTGTGTCAGAGTCCAAGGTGCAAATGGTCCGTAGCGAGGCAACGGAAATCGACTCGGCCACCGCTATCCGCCCCACCATCTACGAAGACGCCGCCGTATTCGCAGCGATGGATCTGACGCTACTGAACGAAGCGGACGACACCCTGAACGAAGCGGACGGTACCGAGGGCGATGTCGAAGCTACACCCGACGCAGGAAACGAGAAGACGCGGTCCACAGGCGTAACCGATTCGACAACGCCCCCACCGTCAACCGGCCAACCGGTCGAATACTTCGTTGGCATCGCCTTGGCAGGACATCCAAGAATCCAAGCCGCGCGACATCGCGTTGCCGCAGCGACTAACGTGATCCCGCAGGCCAAGTCGCTGCCAGACCCGATGTTCAACAACACCTTTTGGCCGCTGCATGACCAAGCCTTGCAAACTGCGGGCGGACGTATCGCGCATCAAATGTCGCTTTCTCAAGGCGTACCGTGGCCCGAGAAACGACGAGCCAAGGCAGCGATCGCCAGTCGCGAGGTGCAAATCGCTCAAGCCGAAGTGGACCGCATCGAACGCGAGATCACCGAATCGGTACGCATCGCTTACTACGAACTGTGGTACGCGACGCGAGCGATCCAGATCGTCGATGAAACCAAAGACTTGGTCCAGGATTTGACGAACGTGGCCGAGGCTCGCTATCGCAGTGGTGGAGCACAACAAGACGTACTGCGAGCTCAATCGGAATCGGACCGACTCGAAGATCAACGCATTCAGCTGACTCAACAAAAACAGATGGCCCAAGCGGATCTCGCGGCGCTGTTGCAACAACCCGTTTCGATGGTGCCCGAAGCAGTCGACGATTTAGGAATATCTGATGCCCCTGGGCAATTGGATCAATTGATCGCATCTGCAGAAGCGTGCAGTCCTGAACTGCAAGGTTTGGCTTGGGAAATCCAACGCGACCGAGAACGCCACCGATTGGCGTGTTTGCAAAAGTACCCCGATCTACAGGTCGGCGTGAATTTGTCGATCGTCAGCGACGATGACGACGTACTCAGTGGGGTTGCCAACGGTCACGACAACCTTAGCTTCACCGTCGGCACGACGTTGCCGATTTGGCGAGACAAGATCAACGCGGGAATTCGCGAAGCGGCGCATCGCACCAACAGCACCGCCAACCGCATGGAAGCCGAGCGTGACTCGCTATACGGCCGACTGCGACGTTTACTGGCTCAAGCCGACTCGCTGATCGAGCAGCGACAATTGTACGAAGAACGGATTATCCCTCGCACCGAAAAAACGCTGCAACTATCGGTGGCGGATTACCGAGGCAAACGCACCGATTTTTATAGTCTGATCGAAACCTACCGCGAGCTGTTGATGTTCGAAACCCAGCTCGCCCGATTTGACGCCACGCTGGCGACGACGATCGCCAGGATCGACCGCACCGTGGGCTGCCCGGAGTGA
- a CDS encoding efflux RND transporter periplasmic adaptor subunit → MSAHSNSDDSNDTGPIASSDSPQPSTPSSARPRSGRAWLARIAVQAAVVLAVAALLLVMIGVAQRTGWITPDGFFGAKNSDASQSAEGDADKRYICPMMCTPPSTEPGRCPVCAMELVEAVGGGGGDGKSVTIEAAARRLIGIQTATSKRGSLNRVIRTIGSIDFDESKLTTISAYVDGRLEKMYANYAGVRVNKGDDLALIYSPQLYSAQTEFVTSINGGSIGRFAASETNLNEMARENLTELGMTETQIEQLRKSRKPQSRIRIKSPQSGTVIEKSAVEGDYVKTGQTIYRIADLSSVWLMLDLFPDDASVVRFGQQVEAEIQSRPGEVFTGRVAFIDPIVNPRSRTVRVRVEILNFDGKLRPGDYATARITVPTVATDLVYDPALAGKFISPMHPQVIRDESGECPLCGMDLVPTSTLGFSPTPLPQQKVVTVPRDAVLLAGSNSVLYVETEPGRFEIRRVTLGAMNRDEAVIVEGLAAGETVATNGNFLIDSQMQLAGNPSLMDPSRATRFAPGPMSLPKTTPVMLADESGKRFDQAYQAYFEIQSALAADMTPPPVALNALLENLSQLELSGDVPDRVQKELAAARRSAGRMDGSIETAREAFRGVSHAMLRAAAVARGPQTATTLTHYYCPMVPGGGGDWMQPGGELVNPYWGSEMLHCGEVVGE, encoded by the coding sequence ATGTCTGCGCATTCGAATTCAGACGATTCAAACGACACAGGGCCCATCGCATCATCGGACTCACCCCAGCCCAGCACGCCATCGTCGGCACGGCCGCGAAGTGGACGAGCATGGTTAGCGCGAATCGCGGTCCAGGCGGCTGTTGTGCTGGCGGTCGCTGCGCTATTGCTGGTGATGATCGGGGTTGCTCAGCGGACTGGATGGATCACGCCAGATGGTTTTTTCGGGGCCAAGAACAGTGATGCTTCGCAGTCCGCTGAAGGGGACGCGGACAAGCGTTACATCTGTCCGATGATGTGCACCCCGCCGTCAACCGAACCAGGACGCTGTCCCGTTTGCGCGATGGAATTGGTCGAAGCAGTTGGTGGTGGCGGAGGAGACGGAAAATCGGTCACGATCGAAGCGGCGGCTCGGCGTTTGATTGGAATTCAAACTGCAACCTCGAAACGAGGCAGTCTGAACCGGGTGATTCGGACGATCGGTTCGATTGATTTCGACGAAAGCAAACTGACAACCATCTCGGCCTACGTCGATGGTCGACTCGAAAAAATGTACGCCAATTATGCGGGTGTCCGAGTCAACAAAGGGGACGACTTGGCGTTGATCTACAGCCCTCAGCTCTATTCGGCCCAGACCGAATTTGTCACCAGCATCAACGGTGGATCGATCGGACGGTTCGCTGCCAGTGAGACGAATCTGAACGAAATGGCGAGAGAGAATCTCACGGAACTCGGAATGACCGAGACCCAAATTGAACAGCTTCGCAAGAGCCGAAAACCGCAATCGCGGATCCGTATCAAGTCGCCTCAGTCCGGTACCGTGATCGAAAAATCGGCGGTCGAAGGTGACTATGTCAAAACGGGACAAACGATTTATCGCATCGCGGATTTATCGTCGGTGTGGTTGATGTTGGATCTGTTTCCCGATGATGCGTCGGTGGTTCGGTTTGGACAACAAGTCGAAGCTGAGATTCAATCACGGCCGGGCGAAGTGTTTACGGGGCGAGTGGCCTTTATCGATCCCATCGTCAACCCGCGGTCTCGGACCGTTCGCGTACGGGTCGAGATCTTGAACTTTGACGGAAAACTGCGACCGGGCGATTACGCAACCGCGCGAATCACCGTTCCCACCGTCGCCACCGACCTCGTTTATGATCCCGCATTGGCAGGTAAATTCATCAGCCCGATGCATCCGCAAGTGATCCGGGATGAATCGGGCGAGTGTCCGCTGTGTGGGATGGACTTGGTGCCAACATCGACACTGGGGTTCTCACCGACACCGCTGCCGCAGCAAAAAGTGGTGACAGTGCCTCGCGATGCCGTGCTGTTGGCCGGCAGCAACAGCGTGCTGTACGTGGAAACGGAACCAGGCCGTTTTGAAATTCGGCGAGTCACGCTCGGTGCGATGAATCGGGACGAGGCGGTGATTGTCGAAGGGTTGGCGGCGGGCGAAACCGTGGCGACGAACGGGAATTTCTTGATCGATTCGCAGATGCAGCTCGCGGGAAATCCATCACTGATGGACCCCAGTCGAGCGACTCGTTTTGCTCCAGGCCCGATGTCGTTGCCGAAGACAACACCGGTGATGTTGGCTGATGAAAGCGGGAAGCGGTTTGACCAGGCCTATCAGGCCTACTTTGAGATTCAAAGTGCCTTGGCCGCCGACATGACGCCACCGCCTGTGGCGCTGAACGCGTTACTAGAGAACCTGTCGCAATTGGAGTTGTCGGGCGATGTTCCCGACCGCGTGCAGAAAGAGTTGGCGGCGGCACGACGCAGTGCCGGACGCATGGATGGATCGATCGAGACCGCGCGGGAAGCGTTCCGAGGCGTCAGCCACGCGATGCTGCGTGCCGCGGCGGTCGCCCGTGGCCCGCAAACCGCCACCACGCTGACGCATTACTACTGTCCGATGGTGCCGGGCGGCGGAGGCGATTGGATGCAGCCAGGCGGCGAGCTAGTCAACCCCTACTGGGGCAGCGAGATGTTGCACTGCGGCGAGGTAGTGGGGGAGTGA
- a CDS encoding four helix bundle protein, with amino-acid sequence MSERIRTHRDLIVYQKSFAAGNRIFELSRSFPREEMYSLTDQVRRSSRSVSANLAEAWRKRRYEKHFCSTMNVAEAEAAETQVWIEYASAHGYLDAETTKQVIELYDEILRMIVAMIHGSSKWCVDFQGKGGGKVEKSGVKESEETYFIDTDCPALDQELLLTPTSSNPNSERSDA; translated from the coding sequence ATGAGTGAGCGAATTAGGACGCATCGCGATTTGATTGTTTATCAGAAGTCGTTCGCGGCAGGGAACCGAATCTTTGAGTTGTCGAGATCGTTTCCACGTGAGGAGATGTACTCGCTGACGGATCAGGTGCGCCGTTCGTCACGAAGTGTGAGTGCCAACCTTGCTGAAGCATGGCGTAAGCGACGCTATGAGAAGCACTTTTGCAGCACAATGAATGTTGCAGAGGCCGAAGCTGCAGAAACACAGGTTTGGATCGAGTACGCATCCGCGCATGGCTACCTCGACGCGGAAACGACGAAGCAGGTCATCGAGCTCTACGACGAAATCTTGAGAATGATTGTCGCGATGATTCACGGTTCATCAAAGTGGTGCGTCGACTTCCAAGGAAAGGGAGGAGGGAAAGTGGAGAAGTCGGGAGTGAAGGAGAGCGAAGAGACGTATTTCATTGACACCGATTGCCCCGCACTCGACCAAGAACTTCTCCTAACTCCCACCTCCTCCAATCCCAACTCGGAGCGAAGCGATGCTTAA
- a CDS encoding efflux RND transporter permease subunit: MLNLLIRFCVREPWLVVLMTIGLSVGGWFAYQAVPIDAIPNVGENQVIVLTPWPGRSPKDIEDQVTYPLSVSLLAVPGAESVRGKSMFGYSFVQVTFKDEIDFYWARSRVAEQLGSAASQLPDGVVPQLGPDATGLGQIYYYVLRPPADGMSLAELRSLQDFVVKFELQAVEGVSEVASIGGYVRQYQVEVDPDKLRFHNVTLDAVAMAIKGSNLDVGAKTVETTGMEFIVRGKGFLGSDGDKYQAVIDLEQTVILQRDGVPVHLRDVARVQLGPDFRRGALDYNGAEAVGGVVVMRYGENPRAVLDRIKDKIATIEPALGGVTIQGVYDRSNLIDETMATLTHALRDEILITAVIILLFLLHVRSSFVVAISLPAAVLMSFIAMHVVGVEANIMSLAGIAIAIGTMVDMGIIVSENIYGHLAEWEKAREGDKETRRGGDTESGRHGGPMSGPKAPSLPLSVSPSLSSRAAVIYTATIEVAPAVVTAVATTIVSFLPVFFLTGRDYKLFSPLAYTKTFAIAAAMITAVTIVPALSRLLLRSANYQKRTALAAGIAMAVLISMAAHFLWGNRIAEWLAIPLWTVSAATAVLGFVLGWQLLRERIRPIEEIPSSRFVRWIYAARLRYALNNKAVALSFPAVLLVLGVGAYIGMPTVMRPVERVASWFGADLNEFPGYVDAKHIFTGLRSDDWIALDEGSWFYMPTLYPAASFSQAMQVLQTQDVLIGQIPEVKDVLGKIGRVESALDPAPAAMVETYVMLKPESEWREGVTARDVWDEINRVATLPGVTPASALQPIEGRVVMLQSGIKAPMAIRVYGDDLQTLADAALAVAATLKQSPYINAGTVNPDIVLGKPYVEFSVNREAASRYGMSAAKVNEVIETALGGMNLIKTVEGRERYPVRLRYDRDLREHIDQLSRLPVVTDSGAVVPLEELATLDTTWGPGAINSENARLVAHVAFMTNGAAGDLESVSAIEKQLFQAQRLPSKHPNHLSLPPGYSLEAVGSFRNQIEANQRLMWIIPLVILINLLLIYIEFRNLPISMAVFSGIPVAFAGGMVLVGWMQVELNTAVWVGFIALFGLAVDDGVVMATYIHQLLKKREIKSVQDIRNTVYEAGLKRIRPCMMTTVTTLAALVPVLIATGRGADVARAMAIPVFGGMLAEPFTSFIVPTLYSGYLELKMRLGLADPLWHGSDENDFASIDQSKAFERSDAL, from the coding sequence ATGCTTAACCTGCTGATTCGCTTCTGTGTTCGTGAACCTTGGCTTGTCGTCTTGATGACGATCGGCTTGTCGGTTGGTGGTTGGTTTGCTTACCAAGCCGTTCCGATCGATGCGATTCCGAACGTGGGCGAGAACCAAGTGATCGTGTTGACGCCGTGGCCTGGGCGGTCACCCAAAGACATCGAAGACCAAGTCACGTATCCGCTCAGCGTCTCGCTGCTGGCCGTACCAGGCGCCGAATCGGTGCGTGGCAAAAGCATGTTCGGATACAGCTTTGTGCAAGTCACGTTCAAAGACGAGATCGATTTCTACTGGGCACGCAGTCGTGTTGCCGAACAACTCGGCAGCGCTGCTTCGCAATTGCCTGACGGTGTGGTTCCACAACTTGGACCGGATGCCACAGGGCTTGGCCAGATTTATTACTACGTCCTCCGGCCGCCTGCCGACGGGATGAGTTTGGCGGAGCTTCGCAGTCTGCAAGACTTCGTTGTCAAATTTGAATTGCAAGCGGTCGAAGGGGTCAGCGAGGTCGCTTCGATCGGCGGTTACGTTCGCCAGTACCAGGTCGAAGTGGATCCCGACAAACTTCGTTTCCACAACGTCACGTTGGACGCCGTCGCGATGGCGATCAAAGGATCGAACTTGGATGTCGGTGCGAAAACGGTCGAGACCACGGGGATGGAATTCATCGTGCGTGGCAAAGGATTCTTGGGCAGCGATGGCGACAAATACCAAGCGGTCATCGATTTGGAACAGACCGTGATTCTGCAGCGAGACGGCGTGCCGGTCCACTTGCGTGACGTTGCACGCGTCCAACTGGGGCCTGATTTCCGCCGCGGTGCCCTGGACTACAACGGCGCCGAAGCAGTCGGTGGCGTTGTGGTGATGCGATATGGCGAAAATCCACGCGCGGTGCTGGATCGCATCAAAGACAAAATAGCGACGATCGAGCCGGCGTTGGGTGGCGTCACGATCCAGGGCGTCTATGACCGCAGCAACCTGATCGACGAAACGATGGCCACGCTCACGCATGCACTTCGCGATGAGATTCTGATCACCGCCGTCATCATTCTGCTGTTCCTATTGCACGTTCGCAGCAGTTTTGTGGTGGCGATCAGTTTGCCAGCAGCGGTGTTGATGTCGTTTATCGCGATGCACGTCGTGGGGGTCGAAGCCAATATCATGTCGCTCGCCGGGATCGCGATCGCGATCGGAACGATGGTCGATATGGGGATCATCGTTTCCGAGAATATCTACGGGCATTTGGCGGAATGGGAAAAGGCTAGAGAAGGAGACAAGGAGACAAGGAGAGGGGGAGACACGGAGAGTGGGAGACACGGAGGGCCAATGTCTGGTCCAAAAGCTCCCTCTCTCCCTCTCTCCGTGTCTCCCTCTCTTTCCTCTCGGGCAGCGGTCATCTACACGGCGACGATCGAGGTGGCTCCGGCTGTGGTGACGGCGGTAGCGACGACGATCGTCAGCTTTTTACCTGTCTTCTTTCTGACCGGACGCGACTACAAACTTTTCTCGCCATTGGCGTATACCAAAACGTTTGCGATCGCGGCCGCGATGATCACCGCGGTAACGATTGTCCCCGCACTCAGTCGATTGCTGCTTCGCAGTGCCAATTATCAAAAGCGAACCGCGCTAGCTGCGGGGATCGCCATGGCGGTTCTGATTTCGATGGCGGCCCATTTTTTGTGGGGGAATCGCATTGCCGAGTGGTTGGCAATTCCGCTGTGGACCGTCTCCGCCGCGACCGCCGTGTTGGGATTCGTGCTGGGGTGGCAATTGTTGCGTGAACGGATTCGTCCCATCGAAGAGATTCCGTCCAGCCGATTTGTACGCTGGATCTATGCCGCCCGCCTGCGTTACGCGCTGAACAACAAAGCGGTCGCATTGTCGTTTCCTGCAGTCTTGTTGGTGTTGGGCGTTGGCGCCTACATCGGCATGCCCACGGTGATGCGGCCGGTCGAACGCGTTGCCAGTTGGTTTGGGGCGGATCTGAATGAGTTTCCTGGCTACGTCGATGCAAAACACATCTTCACGGGACTTCGCAGCGATGATTGGATCGCACTGGACGAAGGCAGTTGGTTCTACATGCCGACGTTGTATCCGGCAGCCAGTTTTTCGCAGGCGATGCAGGTGTTGCAGACACAGGACGTCTTGATCGGCCAGATCCCCGAGGTCAAAGATGTACTGGGCAAAATCGGACGTGTTGAGTCGGCACTCGATCCTGCACCCGCCGCGATGGTGGAAACCTATGTGATGTTGAAACCCGAGAGCGAGTGGCGTGAGGGTGTGACGGCGCGTGACGTGTGGGATGAAATCAATCGCGTCGCCACCTTGCCTGGGGTAACACCGGCATCGGCGCTGCAACCGATCGAAGGCCGAGTGGTGATGCTGCAAAGCGGGATCAAGGCGCCGATGGCGATCCGTGTGTATGGCGATGATTTACAAACGCTCGCTGACGCGGCGCTCGCAGTGGCTGCCACGCTAAAACAATCACCGTATATCAACGCAGGAACGGTCAATCCCGACATCGTGTTAGGAAAACCGTATGTCGAGTTCTCTGTCAATCGCGAAGCGGCGTCGCGGTATGGGATGAGTGCCGCGAAGGTCAACGAAGTCATCGAAACCGCCCTGGGCGGCATGAATTTGATCAAAACGGTCGAAGGCCGCGAGCGTTATCCGGTCCGTCTGCGGTATGACCGTGATTTGCGAGAACATATCGATCAACTCAGTCGATTGCCGGTCGTTACCGACAGCGGTGCGGTGGTTCCGCTTGAGGAATTAGCGACACTGGATACCACGTGGGGGCCGGGTGCGATCAATAGTGAAAACGCTCGCTTGGTAGCCCACGTCGCGTTCATGACCAACGGTGCGGCGGGGGATTTGGAATCGGTATCGGCGATCGAAAAGCAACTATTCCAAGCCCAAAGACTGCCCTCGAAACATCCGAATCATTTGTCGCTTCCGCCCGGCTATTCGCTCGAGGCGGTCGGCAGTTTTCGTAATCAAATCGAAGCGAACCAGCGTTTGATGTGGATCATTCCGCTGGTGATTCTGATCAACCTGCTGTTGATTTACATCGAGTTCCGCAACCTGCCGATCTCGATGGCAGTCTTCTCCGGGATCCCTGTCGCGTTCGCTGGCGGGATGGTCTTGGTTGGATGGATGCAAGTCGAATTGAATACCGCGGTTTGGGTCGGGTTCATCGCGCTGTTTGGTTTGGCGGTGGACGATGGCGTCGTGATGGCGACCTACATTCATCAACTGCTAAAGAAACGCGAAATCAAATCGGTCCAGGACATTCGCAACACCGTTTACGAAGCCGGTTTGAAACGGATTCGGCCTTGCATGATGACCACCGTCACCACGTTGGCGGCGCTCGTTCCCGTACTGATTGCGACCGGCCGCGGAGCCGATGTTGCTCGTGCGATGGCGATCCCCGTGTTCGGTGGGATGTTAGCAGAACCATTCACCTCGTTCATCGTGCCGACGCTGTACAGCGGCTATCTAGAATTGAAGATGCGATTGGGGTTGGCAGACCCATTGTGGCACGGCAGCGACGAGAACGATTTCGCCTCCATTGATCAGTCGAAAGCGTTCGAGAGGAGTGATGCTTTATGA
- a CDS encoding GNAT family N-acetyltransferase, translating to MPLLTRLRYLPYRITRRILTLNISCFLEAKIEAIQSEPLPADYQFEWLTVARLNELRENPKNSISGAWNSLLEIHQAECVVVRADEVVVGLAGVKTGMVSGELNHDGDLRTKLPIELPADMAYVFGVHVVPRYRGKRLYAAMVSLIAERVSECGGKRLLLTTECSNFRALKSVRRMGFTQVGRTVLVRAGRICWANYPNENQIGDIRVGRYAGDISA from the coding sequence TTGCCTCTTCTAACACGACTACGCTATCTGCCCTATCGAATCACACGGCGGATTTTGACGTTGAATATTTCTTGTTTTCTCGAAGCTAAGATTGAAGCGATTCAATCTGAGCCCTTGCCTGCAGATTACCAATTCGAATGGTTGACGGTTGCTCGTTTAAACGAGCTTCGAGAGAACCCAAAGAATTCAATTAGTGGTGCCTGGAATTCGTTGCTTGAAATTCATCAAGCAGAATGTGTCGTCGTTCGCGCCGATGAAGTTGTCGTAGGGTTGGCCGGGGTGAAGACCGGGATGGTTTCGGGCGAACTGAACCATGATGGTGATTTGCGAACCAAGTTGCCCATCGAGTTACCGGCCGACATGGCTTATGTGTTCGGAGTGCATGTGGTTCCACGGTATCGTGGCAAGCGACTTTATGCGGCGATGGTGTCGCTAATTGCCGAGCGGGTGTCGGAATGCGGGGGCAAACGCCTATTGTTGACAACGGAATGCAGTAACTTTCGAGCCTTGAAAAGTGTGCGACGGATGGGATTTACGCAGGTCGGACGTACGGTGTTGGTTCGAGCCGGTCGGATTTGCTGGGCTAATTATCCAAATGAAAATCAAATCGGCGACATCCGCGTAGGGCGTTATGCGGGTGACATTTCTGCTTGA
- a CDS encoding MerR family transcriptional regulator has protein sequence MAGFTIGKVAKASGVGVETIRFYQRSGLINEPTPIRTSFREYPKATVDRIRFIKRAQNLGFTLAEIQELLGLSEQPGASRREVKAIAEAKLESIQQKIADLKQMEVTLSQLVHDCSGRGKIPGCPIIEAIVGETNPCNHSGT, from the coding sequence ATGGCAGGGTTCACGATCGGTAAAGTAGCAAAGGCGTCCGGCGTAGGAGTCGAGACGATTCGCTTTTATCAGCGCAGCGGTTTGATCAACGAACCGACGCCGATCAGGACATCCTTTCGTGAATATCCTAAGGCGACCGTGGATCGTATCCGGTTTATCAAGCGAGCTCAGAATCTTGGGTTCACGCTTGCCGAGATCCAGGAATTGCTCGGATTGTCCGAGCAGCCCGGAGCGTCACGGCGTGAAGTAAAAGCAATCGCGGAAGCCAAGTTGGAGTCGATCCAACAGAAAATTGCGGATCTTAAACAGATGGAAGTCACGCTCTCTCAACTTGTTCACGATTGCTCGGGGCGGGGAAAGATCCCTGGTTGTCCCATCATTGAAGCAATCGTTGGTGAAACAAACCCTTGTAATCACAGCGGAACTTAA
- a CDS encoding heavy metal-associated domain-containing protein: MNTTFSTSMTCGGCLSKVTPFLDNEPSVRQWKSDLSDPRKLIHVDLAPEGQPEHIVDLIGQAGFTASVIPHQPETISIATPPAKPAFSLATYKPLFLVVSYVVGATVLVESIHANWQWTRAMSYFMGFFFLGFAFFKLLNISKFADAFATYDIIARRSRSYAVAYPWIEVTLGLLFVTGTQLMVANVVTAVVMSIGLVGVIAAVRKKQAIQCACLGTAFNLPMSVVTIIENSVMIAMALAMLAM; the protein is encoded by the coding sequence ATGAACACAACGTTTTCGACCTCGATGACTTGCGGAGGATGCTTGAGCAAAGTCACTCCGTTTTTGGACAACGAACCAAGTGTCCGCCAATGGAAATCGGATTTAAGTGATCCAAGAAAACTGATTCACGTCGACTTGGCTCCCGAAGGCCAGCCCGAGCACATCGTTGACTTGATCGGACAAGCAGGCTTCACGGCGTCGGTGATTCCGCATCAGCCGGAAACCATCTCGATTGCCACGCCGCCAGCGAAACCTGCGTTTAGCTTGGCGACGTACAAGCCGTTGTTCCTCGTCGTTAGCTATGTGGTTGGTGCCACGGTGCTGGTTGAGTCGATTCACGCGAATTGGCAATGGACCCGAGCGATGAGCTACTTTATGGGGTTCTTCTTTTTGGGGTTTGCGTTCTTTAAATTGTTGAACATCTCAAAATTTGCCGACGCCTTTGCGACCTACGATATCATCGCCCGCCGATCACGTTCGTACGCGGTCGCGTACCCGTGGATCGAAGTGACGCTGGGGTTGCTGTTTGTCACCGGAACGCAGTTGATGGTCGCAAACGTCGTGACCGCAGTGGTGATGAGCATCGGGTTGGTGGGAGTGATAGCGGCGGTCAGGAAGAAGCAAGCGATTCAGTGTGCTTGCTTGGGAACCGCATTCAATCTGCCGATGTCGGTGGTCACGATCATTGAAAACAGTGTGATGATCGCAATGGCACTAGCGATGTTGGCGATGTAA
- a CDS encoding potassium channel family protein, which translates to MAVLHPRAVVGPVTTVINRGFYHLIDSRWLKRSRLVVFSGPVLITIHVISWGTLLLLGLSLIAWPELGNGIITSSGKPVDTSFWTAVYYAGFTITTLGIGDLVPKHSPMQVLTVAAAALGFSFFTLVLAYVISIYSRLARRNQFACEIDYRTQRTGDSLVYLKPYLTGDDPSLIHQDLYTLASHMAELLESHHFYSVLHYFRFSEPRYSMSRMLRFCLEVASLLKALRKTGGPNASSICEPEERLWHASRQMLDDTNEHFIAHPTSDHEIDTSIAERLCEQLQSESPDAHPSDPTRFIAAYADACKQWSHDLRSLEIGSGD; encoded by the coding sequence ATGGCGGTTCTGCACCCCCGCGCCGTGGTCGGCCCGGTCACGACGGTGATCAATCGCGGATTTTACCACTTGATTGATTCGCGATGGCTTAAGCGAAGTCGCCTTGTCGTTTTTAGCGGCCCCGTCCTGATTACGATTCATGTAATCAGCTGGGGGACGTTGCTGTTGCTGGGGCTCAGTCTGATCGCGTGGCCCGAACTTGGTAACGGCATCATCACCAGCAGCGGCAAACCGGTGGATACGTCGTTTTGGACGGCGGTGTACTACGCCGGCTTTACCATCACCACACTGGGCATCGGCGACTTGGTGCCTAAGCATTCACCGATGCAGGTTTTGACGGTTGCCGCCGCGGCACTGGGGTTCAGTTTCTTTACGCTGGTATTGGCCTACGTCATCTCGATCTATTCCCGATTGGCTCGTCGTAATCAATTCGCTTGCGAGATTGACTATCGGACCCAGCGAACCGGCGACAGTTTGGTTTACCTCAAACCGTATCTGACAGGCGACGATCCTTCGTTGATCCATCAAGATCTCTACACGCTGGCGTCCCATATGGCTGAGCTACTTGAATCGCATCACTTTTATTCGGTACTTCACTATTTTCGTTTCAGTGAACCACGGTACTCGATGAGCCGGATGTTGCGTTTTTGCTTGGAAGTCGCCTCGCTGCTGAAAGCATTACGTAAGACCGGAGGTCCTAATGCATCATCGATCTGCGAACCTGAAGAGCGTCTGTGGCACGCGAGCCGACAAATGCTCGACGATACCAACGAACACTTCATTGCCCATCCCACATCGGATCACGAGATCGACACATCGATCGCCGAGCGTTTGTGCGAGCAATTACAATCCGAATCGCCCGATGCACATCCCTCGGATCCCACCAGGTTCATCGCCGCGTACGCCGATGCATGCAAGCAGTGGTCCCACGACCTACGTTCACTCGAAATCGGATCTGGAGATTAG